In the genome of Ignavibacteriales bacterium, one region contains:
- the hemG gene encoding protoporphyrinogen oxidase, with the protein MMKKIVVLGAGISGLTAAYLLNKKGYDVTVLEKKSEPGGSIETIFENGYLFDRGPNSALETTPLISQLVDELGLKDQLVYANKEGNKRYILRNNELHALPMSLKGFIKTKLFSASAKFRLFAEPFIGRSQDGYYQSIAQFVKRRLGEEFLDYAINPFVAGVYAGKPEDLSVKSAFPKLYALEENYGGLIIGTIKSIRERRRRAEKSKQSAKMLSFKDGMKVLPSAITQHLGDKVLFNSEVKSINKAEAGYKINYQINNEIKTLEVDSIISTVPAYVASDIFNGWDEQLTKHLNEIYYPPVLVLYLGYNRSAINRPLDGFGFLIPSKEKKNFLGAIWSSIIFPNRSNEQTAAFTLFIGGSRNPEVGNTDRDILIKRVRKEFELLMKINAEPVYSSQRFWERAIPQYNLGYIEHENYFDEFEKNNPGIILSGNYRGGISVGDCIKNAEQVANKVNL; encoded by the coding sequence TTGATGAAAAAAATAGTTGTATTAGGCGCCGGCATTTCGGGACTTACCGCGGCTTACCTGCTGAATAAAAAAGGTTACGATGTAACTGTACTTGAAAAAAAATCAGAACCTGGCGGGTCGATTGAAACTATATTTGAAAACGGTTATCTGTTCGACAGAGGTCCTAATAGTGCTCTTGAAACCACTCCGCTTATAAGTCAGCTCGTAGATGAACTCGGATTAAAAGACCAATTAGTGTATGCAAACAAAGAAGGCAACAAAAGATATATTCTAAGGAATAATGAGCTCCACGCACTTCCAATGAGTCTTAAAGGATTTATTAAGACGAAATTATTTTCAGCATCAGCTAAGTTTAGATTATTTGCAGAACCATTTATCGGAAGATCACAGGACGGATATTACCAGAGTATAGCCCAGTTTGTTAAAAGAAGACTTGGTGAAGAATTTCTTGATTATGCAATCAATCCTTTTGTTGCCGGAGTCTATGCCGGTAAACCCGAGGACCTGAGTGTTAAATCTGCATTCCCAAAACTTTATGCGCTTGAAGAAAACTACGGCGGATTAATTATTGGCACAATCAAAAGTATCAGAGAAAGAAGAAGACGTGCGGAAAAATCGAAACAAAGCGCAAAGATGTTATCATTTAAAGATGGAATGAAAGTCCTTCCTTCTGCAATAACACAACACCTTGGTGATAAAGTTTTATTCAATTCAGAAGTTAAATCGATTAACAAAGCTGAAGCAGGTTATAAAATTAACTATCAGATAAATAATGAAATAAAAACACTGGAAGTTGATTCAATAATTTCAACAGTTCCCGCTTATGTCGCTTCAGATATTTTTAATGGCTGGGATGAACAACTAACAAAACATTTAAATGAAATTTATTATCCGCCGGTTCTTGTGTTGTATCTCGGGTATAATCGTTCCGCTATAAATCGTCCTTTAGATGGATTTGGTTTTTTAATTCCTTCAAAAGAAAAAAAGAATTTCCTGGGCGCAATATGGAGTTCAATTATTTTCCCCAACAGAAGCAATGAGCAAACAGCAGCATTCACACTGTTTATCGGAGGCTCAAGAAATCCGGAAGTTGGAAATACCGACAGAGACATACTCATTAAAAGGGTAAGAAAAGAATTTGAATTATTAATGAAGATAAATGCTGAACCCGTTTATTCTTCTCAAAGATTCTGGGAGCGCGCTATACCGCAATACAATCTCGGTTACATTGAACATGAAAATTATTTTGATGAATTTGAAAAAAATAACCCCGGAATTATTTTAAGCGGTAACTACCGAGGGGGAATCTCTGTCGGTGATTGCATCAAGAACGCGGAACAGGTTGCAAACAAGGTTAATTTATAA
- a CDS encoding M14 family metallopeptidase has protein sequence MKSTTKNIAANIPDEWITHYEKSGFTESPRYKETIHYFNNFAEKTNLAKIVTVGSSTQGRKIKCMVLSSGKEFNPQKAKESGKAIVLIQNGIHAGEIEGKDASMLLLREILITKEKEYLLDNLILLVIPIFNVDGHERISIHNRPNQNGPKEMGWRTTAWNLNLNRDYMKSDSLEMEEYLKFFNNWLPDFVIDTHCTNGADYQYHLTYVVEKHANIHPALAAWGKNSFLPGVIPKVEKDGFLTAPYVELKGKKITDGIVDWAAAPRLSTGYSALQNRLALLVETHSLKPFENRVGSTKSILGHTLDYLNQNSSQLVKINQDADNETIETYALKKTPFPVSFKGTSDYVPFIFKGYKFTEDESEITGSSVIRYTNKPEDFEIPFYNKVEIEKTVRLPYAYLIPQEFKSIIDRMRFHRIKSTRFFATKQAKVERYRFKNISFAPFSYEGRQMVDFDIQPFTEVVEIQEGTFIIYPNQRTLRILVNLLEPAAPDSFVRWGFFNAFFERKEYAEEYVLEPFAQEMLKKEEKVRNEFFKKLNENENFRNDPKERLDFFYKRSPFFDRGEKVYPIMRVISKKDLI, from the coding sequence ATGAAATCAACTACTAAAAACATTGCCGCCAACATACCTGATGAATGGATAACTCATTACGAAAAATCAGGATTTACTGAATCACCGCGTTACAAAGAAACAATTCATTATTTCAATAACTTTGCTGAAAAGACAAACTTAGCCAAAATAGTTACTGTTGGTTCATCAACCCAGGGACGCAAGATAAAATGTATGGTTTTAAGTTCCGGTAAGGAATTCAACCCACAGAAAGCAAAGGAAAGCGGCAAGGCAATAGTACTAATACAAAACGGGATTCACGCCGGTGAAATTGAAGGTAAAGATGCAAGTATGCTTTTGCTCAGGGAAATTCTTATCACTAAAGAAAAAGAATATCTGCTTGATAACCTGATACTTTTAGTTATACCAATTTTTAATGTTGATGGTCACGAAAGAATAAGCATTCACAACCGGCCAAATCAAAACGGACCAAAGGAAATGGGTTGGAGAACTACCGCATGGAATCTCAATCTTAACAGGGATTACATGAAATCAGATTCTCTGGAGATGGAAGAGTACCTTAAGTTCTTTAATAACTGGCTTCCGGATTTTGTGATAGATACACACTGCACCAATGGCGCTGATTATCAATACCATCTTACGTACGTCGTTGAAAAGCATGCTAACATACATCCTGCCTTAGCTGCCTGGGGGAAAAATTCTTTTTTACCCGGAGTTATTCCAAAAGTAGAAAAAGATGGTTTTCTTACCGCACCGTATGTTGAGTTAAAAGGTAAAAAAATAACCGACGGAATTGTTGATTGGGCTGCTGCGCCAAGATTATCGACAGGTTATTCAGCATTGCAGAATCGCCTTGCATTACTTGTAGAGACCCACAGTTTAAAACCATTCGAGAACAGAGTTGGTTCGACAAAATCTATACTCGGACATACGCTTGATTATTTAAATCAGAATAGCTCACAGCTTGTTAAAATAAATCAGGATGCTGATAATGAAACGATAGAGACTTACGCGTTAAAGAAAACCCCGTTTCCGGTTTCGTTCAAAGGAACAAGTGATTATGTACCATTCATTTTTAAAGGATATAAATTCACTGAAGATGAAAGTGAAATCACCGGATCATCTGTTATCAGGTACACAAACAAACCCGAGGATTTTGAAATACCGTTTTATAATAAAGTGGAAATAGAGAAAACAGTAAGATTGCCTTACGCTTACCTGATACCGCAGGAATTCAAATCCATTATTGACAGAATGCGGTTCCACAGGATAAAATCCACGAGATTCTTTGCAACAAAACAAGCAAAGGTAGAAAGGTACAGATTTAAAAATATTTCCTTCGCTCCGTTTTCATACGAAGGAAGACAAATGGTTGATTTTGATATTCAGCCATTTACAGAAGTTGTTGAAATACAGGAAGGCACGTTTATAATTTATCCTAATCAAAGAACGTTAAGGATTCTTGTTAACCTGCTTGAGCCGGCTGCACCGGATTCATTTGTCCGTTGGGGATTTTTTAATGCTTTCTTTGAACGAAAAGAATATGCTGAAGAATACGTGCTTGAACCATTTGCACAGGAGATGTTAAAAAAAGAAGAAAAGGTCAGAAACGAATTTTTCAAAAAGTTAAATGAAAATGAAAACTTCAGAAATGATCCTAAAGAGAGACTGGACTTTTTCTACAAGCGCTCTCCATTTTTTGACAGAGGTGAAAAAGTTTACCCGATAATGAGGGTAATTAGTAAAAAGGATTTGATCTGA
- the hemB gene encoding porphobilinogen synthase, with amino-acid sequence MSQYPTIRHRRLRYNPLVRDMVRETVLTKNDLIYPLFVVPGNKIKNPVKSMPGVFQLSIDMLVEECKEVRDLGIPAIILFGIPEHKDEKGSEAYDPNGIIQKAVRAVKGNVENLLVITDVCMCEYTSHGHCGLLNGEEILNDETVSLLAKEALSHAEAGADIIAPSDMMDGRVAAIRKSLDYKGFTKIPIMSYAAKYASGFYGPFRDAAESTPAFGDRRSHQMDIGNINEALREVAEDIEEGADIVMVKPAGPYLDVIRKVKDTFGMPTAAYQVSGEYSMIKGAGANGWIDEERVMVEAAFAIKRAGADMFLTYFAKDLAKWIDKSRR; translated from the coding sequence ATGAGCCAATACCCAACAATTCGTCACAGAAGATTAAGATATAACCCTTTGGTTCGCGATATGGTGCGCGAAACAGTTTTAACAAAAAACGATTTGATATACCCATTGTTTGTTGTACCGGGAAATAAAATTAAAAACCCGGTAAAATCTATGCCGGGAGTTTTTCAACTTTCAATTGATATGCTGGTTGAAGAATGCAAGGAAGTAAGAGACCTTGGAATTCCCGCAATTATTCTTTTTGGTATTCCTGAACACAAAGACGAAAAAGGATCTGAAGCTTATGACCCGAATGGAATTATACAAAAGGCGGTAAGAGCGGTAAAAGGAAATGTAGAAAACCTTCTTGTTATCACTGATGTTTGTATGTGTGAATACACCTCTCACGGTCATTGCGGCTTACTCAATGGCGAAGAAATTTTAAACGATGAAACCGTATCACTTCTTGCAAAAGAAGCACTTTCGCATGCTGAAGCCGGCGCGGATATTATCGCTCCTTCCGATATGATGGACGGTAGAGTTGCTGCAATCAGAAAGTCACTCGATTATAAAGGGTTCACTAAGATCCCGATAATGAGTTATGCCGCTAAGTATGCCTCCGGTTTTTACGGACCCTTTCGTGATGCTGCAGAATCAACTCCCGCTTTCGGTGACAGACGCTCGCACCAGATGGACATTGGAAATATTAATGAAGCTTTGAGAGAAGTCGCTGAAGATATTGAAGAAGGAGCGGACATAGTAATGGTAAAACCCGCCGGACCTTATCTCGATGTGATCAGAAAAGTAAAAGACACGTTCGGAATGCCGACTGCAGCGTACCAGGTCAGCGGTGAATATTCAATGATTAAAGGAGCCGGCGCCAACGGCTGGATAGACGAAGAACGCGTTATGGTTGAAGCAGCCTTTGCTATCAAGAGAGCAGGCGCCGATATGTTCCTGACTTATTTTGCAAAAGACCTTGCAAAGTGGATTGATAAGTCGAGAAGATAG
- a CDS encoding uroporphyrinogen decarboxylase, translating to MSELKNDLFLRACKKLPVERTPIWIMRQAGRYLPEYRAVRAKADFLTMCKTPELAAEVTIQPVDIIGVDAAIIFSDILVIPEAMGMFLEMNEGKGPVFPKPIRSKEDASALKQIDPHKDLKYVLDAVSLTKKELNGRVPLIGFAGSPWTLLTYMVEGKGSKNFSEVKKLIYNDPELAHSILDKLAVAVAEYLSAKIEAGADAVQIFDTWGGILSPKDFEEFSLTYVEKIISLIKRKDEPVIFFAKGVHYKLSKMASCGANVLGLDWTMDLGKVRVKAGDKVALQGNLDPTVLYGSEKFIKKSVKRVLKSYGEGTGHIFNLGHGILPDINPEKVKALVKFVKEESKEFHHRDTEAQRS from the coding sequence TTGAGTGAGTTAAAGAACGATTTGTTTTTGCGAGCGTGTAAAAAACTTCCTGTTGAAAGAACACCAATCTGGATAATGCGACAGGCAGGTCGTTACCTTCCTGAATATCGTGCGGTAAGAGCAAAAGCAGATTTTCTTACGATGTGTAAAACTCCCGAACTTGCTGCTGAAGTTACAATCCAGCCGGTTGATATTATCGGCGTTGATGCCGCAATAATTTTTTCTGATATACTTGTTATACCAGAAGCGATGGGAATGTTTCTCGAAATGAATGAAGGAAAAGGTCCGGTATTTCCCAAACCCATCAGAAGTAAAGAAGATGCTTCGGCACTTAAACAAATTGATCCGCATAAGGATTTAAAGTATGTGCTTGATGCTGTAAGTCTTACAAAAAAAGAATTGAACGGAAGAGTGCCTCTGATAGGCTTTGCAGGTTCGCCATGGACTTTACTCACTTATATGGTGGAAGGTAAAGGTTCAAAGAATTTTTCGGAAGTGAAAAAACTTATTTATAATGATCCGGAACTTGCACACTCAATACTTGATAAACTTGCAGTAGCTGTTGCTGAATATCTTTCAGCAAAAATTGAAGCCGGCGCGGATGCAGTTCAGATTTTTGATACGTGGGGAGGAATTTTATCGCCAAAAGATTTTGAGGAATTTTCTTTAACGTACGTCGAAAAAATTATTTCACTTATAAAACGCAAAGATGAGCCGGTGATCTTCTTTGCGAAAGGTGTTCACTATAAACTAAGTAAGATGGCATCGTGCGGAGCTAATGTACTTGGTCTTGATTGGACTATGGATCTTGGTAAAGTAAGAGTGAAAGCCGGGGACAAAGTAGCGCTTCAGGGTAATCTTGATCCGACTGTTTTATACGGTAGTGAGAAGTTTATAAAGAAATCCGTTAAACGGGTTCTTAAATCTTATGGTGAAGGAACGGGACATATATTCAATCTCGGTCACGGGATATTGCCCGACATAAATCCGGAAAAAGTAAAAGCACTTGTAAAGTTTGTGAAAGAAGAGAGCAAAGAATTTCACCACAGAGACACAGAAGCACAGAGGAGTTGA
- a CDS encoding four helix bundle protein, protein MKVSEESIKYGNVVLEKSFKFSVRIIKLYKFLLKNNFSIEPIVKQILRSGTSIGANITEAQNSPSSKDFINKLNIALKEARETEYWINLLNASDIINNKSFESLSNDCKELIKLLISIIKTSKLNSK, encoded by the coding sequence ATGAAAGTTTCTGAAGAGAGTATTAAATATGGAAATGTTGTGCTTGAAAAGAGTTTTAAATTTAGTGTTAGAATTATAAAACTTTATAAATTTCTTTTGAAAAATAATTTTAGTATTGAACCAATTGTAAAACAAATATTAAGAAGCGGAACTTCAATTGGTGCTAATATTACAGAAGCTCAGAATTCACCATCTAGTAAAGATTTTATCAATAAACTTAATATTGCTTTAAAAGAAGCCCGCGAAACTGAATACTGGATAAATTTATTGAATGCCTCAGATATTATTAACAATAAATCATTCGAAAGTCTGTCAAATGATTGCAAAGAACTAATAAAACTTTTAATATCAATTATCAAAACATCAAAATTGAATTCAAAATAA
- the hemH gene encoding ferrochelatase, whose amino-acid sequence MNNKTAVVLFNLGGPDSLNAVQPFLENLFNDPDIFKLPFQKSLARYISKKRAPKVQKEYELIGGKSPLNHWTEIQKQMLESNLRSSSVDCDVLIAMRYWNPLTSQTALEAAARKYSKIILLPLYPHFSVSTTGSSFNEWKRVYPGSTSEHIFIDSYPTHPEYIKAINERIDETLLKFQEGSRDNVQLVFSAHGTPVSYVKKGDPYSHHISETISAVMKMRNNSHQHHLCFQSKVGPAKWLEPATDDMIKKLSAEGKKSLLVIPVSFVSDHVETDFELAIEYKHVADEAGIDEYIVMKGLNDSQLFINALADLVLTKLK is encoded by the coding sequence ATGAACAATAAGACAGCAGTTGTGCTCTTTAATCTGGGAGGACCTGATTCACTAAACGCGGTTCAGCCGTTCCTGGAAAATCTCTTTAATGATCCGGATATTTTTAAACTGCCTTTTCAAAAATCCCTTGCAAGATATATTTCAAAAAAAAGAGCCCCGAAAGTTCAGAAGGAATATGAACTGATCGGCGGGAAATCTCCCCTCAACCACTGGACCGAAATACAAAAACAGATGCTGGAGAGCAATCTTAGAAGTAGTTCCGTTGATTGTGATGTGTTGATCGCTATGCGCTATTGGAATCCGCTAACTTCACAGACCGCACTTGAGGCTGCAGCAAGAAAGTATTCAAAAATAATTTTGCTTCCTCTTTATCCTCATTTTTCAGTTTCAACTACCGGCTCTTCATTTAATGAGTGGAAAAGAGTTTATCCCGGTAGTACAAGCGAACATATTTTTATTGATTCATACCCGACACATCCTGAATACATAAAAGCTATTAATGAAAGAATAGACGAAACTTTATTAAAGTTTCAGGAAGGAAGCAGAGATAACGTCCAATTGGTTTTCAGTGCACACGGTACACCGGTAAGTTATGTAAAAAAAGGAGACCCATACAGTCATCATATTTCGGAAACAATTTCTGCTGTGATGAAAATGAGGAATAATTCTCATCAGCATCATTTGTGTTTTCAAAGCAAAGTCGGACCTGCTAAATGGCTGGAGCCCGCAACTGATGATATGATAAAAAAACTATCTGCTGAAGGAAAAAAATCTCTGCTTGTTATTCCGGTAAGTTTTGTTTCGGATCATGTTGAAACGGATTTTGAACTTGCCATTGAATATAAACACGTCGCAGATGAAGCCGGTATAGACGAATATATTGTTATGAAAGGATTAAATGATTCACAACTATTTATTAATGCGCTTGCAGATCTTGTATTGACAAAACTTAAATAG
- a CDS encoding ATP-grasp domain-containing protein, which produces MDPASLTILCIASYEKGHEFMRQCKREGCRVILLTSESLKEIAWPRESIDEIFYIADVNKEWKMRDVIYGVSFMARNEQIDRIVALDDFDVEKAASLREHLRVPGMGDTTARYFRDKFAMRTRAAESGIVVPDFVHVLNHKKIKEFISKVEPPYIIKPRMQAGAHGMKKINSEEELWKRLEELGDDQSFYLMEKFVPGNIYHVDSIIYKHEIIFNIANQYGLPPMEVAHEGRVFTTRTVKRDSEDEKQLLQINKKVLKSLGLLQGVSHTEFIKSHSDGKFYFLETSARVGGANIAELVEAASGINLWAEWAKIELLRGGAEYQLPKAKENYSGLIISLAKQEWPDVSGYNDPEIVWKMNKKYHAGMIVSSPDYSRVEKLIADYTKRFYDDFFTSQPLPDKPSA; this is translated from the coding sequence ATGGATCCTGCTTCGTTAACAATCCTTTGTATAGCAAGTTATGAAAAAGGGCATGAATTCATGCGACAGTGTAAGCGTGAAGGATGCCGTGTTATTTTACTAACCTCAGAAAGTCTGAAAGAAATTGCCTGGCCGCGTGAAAGTATTGATGAAATATTTTATATAGCGGATGTTAACAAAGAATGGAAAATGCGTGATGTGATTTACGGTGTAAGTTTTATGGCGCGCAATGAACAGATTGACAGAATAGTTGCACTCGATGATTTTGATGTTGAAAAAGCCGCTTCATTAAGAGAACATTTAAGAGTCCCCGGAATGGGAGATACAACAGCACGCTATTTCCGCGATAAATTTGCGATGCGCACGCGCGCTGCTGAATCCGGGATTGTGGTTCCCGATTTTGTTCATGTTCTCAATCATAAAAAGATAAAAGAATTCATCTCCAAGGTTGAACCGCCTTATATAATAAAACCAAGGATGCAGGCTGGTGCACATGGAATGAAAAAAATTAATTCCGAAGAGGAATTGTGGAAACGCCTTGAAGAACTTGGTGATGACCAATCTTTTTATCTGATGGAAAAGTTTGTTCCGGGAAATATTTATCACGTTGATTCCATTATCTATAAACACGAAATAATTTTTAACATTGCCAACCAGTACGGCTTGCCGCCGATGGAAGTCGCGCACGAAGGCAGAGTTTTTACAACACGAACAGTCAAAAGGGATTCTGAAGACGAAAAGCAACTGCTTCAAATAAATAAAAAGGTATTGAAATCTTTGGGATTGCTGCAAGGTGTTTCGCATACAGAATTTATTAAATCACATTCCGATGGTAAATTTTATTTTCTTGAAACTTCAGCAAGAGTAGGCGGTGCTAACATAGCAGAGCTTGTTGAAGCTGCTTCAGGTATTAATCTCTGGGCTGAATGGGCAAAGATTGAATTGCTGCGCGGTGGTGCTGAATACCAGCTTCCCAAAGCAAAAGAAAATTATTCGGGATTAATTATCTCACTCGCAAAACAGGAATGGCCCGATGTATCTGGTTATAACGATCCTGAAATTGTGTGGAAAATGAATAAGAAATATCACGCCGGAATGATTGTGAGTTCACCTGATTATAGCAGAGTTGAAAAGCTGATCGCTGATTATACAAAAAGATTTTATGATGATTTCTTTACTTCACAGCCTTTGCCCGATAAACCAAGTGCATAA
- a CDS encoding thioredoxin family protein, with protein sequence MKNLFALSFLVLLIFTGCGKESSGDNLEWETNLESAIKKAKAENKSILVNFTGSDWCVWCQRLSNEVFSQSEFEEYANEKLVLVKLDFPRDIKQTQETKLYNNQLLQRYGVQGFPTIILLNSSGVMIAQTGYQPGGAANYVMHLKSYL encoded by the coding sequence TTGAAAAATTTATTTGCTTTATCATTTTTAGTATTACTGATATTTACAGGCTGCGGAAAAGAATCTTCGGGCGATAATCTTGAATGGGAAACAAATCTTGAATCTGCAATTAAAAAAGCGAAAGCTGAAAATAAATCTATACTCGTGAATTTTACGGGATCTGATTGGTGTGTTTGGTGTCAGCGTCTTAGTAATGAAGTATTTAGTCAATCCGAGTTTGAAGAATATGCAAACGAAAAGCTTGTTCTTGTAAAACTTGATTTTCCGAGGGACATCAAGCAGACACAAGAAACTAAATTATATAACAACCAGCTTTTACAGCGATATGGAGTTCAGGGATTTCCGACAATAATCCTGCTAAACAGCAGCGGAGTAATGATTGCACAAACAGGATATCAACCTGGCGGTGCTGCAAATTATGTAATGCACCTGAAATCATATTTATAA
- the hemN gene encoding oxygen-independent coproporphyrinogen III oxidase: MFELDLKKFRKYDKPGPRYTSYPTAPHFNEKFTHENFLDEIIKTNYGDNLPDLSLYYHLPYCDTLCYFCGCNMLITRNRDRIKEYIKYVQKEIDMLRTYILPDRKVSQLHWGGGTPTHLNPDEINDLASYINQSFQFKENSENGCEIDPRELKREHLEALRNNGFNRISMGVQDFNEKVQKAVNRIQPENITRQTVQWVRELGFSSINLDLIYGLPFQSVESFEVTVDKIIDISPDRIAVFNYAHVPWMKKHMALIHPEDIPAAEIKLNIMKMTMEKLVAAGYVLIGMDHFAKPDDELAIALREKKLYRNFQGYSTNAGADLYSMGITSISQLKNVYAQNFKTEKEYYTALDNETLPVAKGYYLSEDDHIRRYVITKLMCDFELNFSDVEKEFKIDFKKYFAYGLNNLKEMEADDLLTTNDKGIKVHDMGKILIRNIAINFDAYIERKEDTTKYSRTV; the protein is encoded by the coding sequence ATGTTCGAATTAGACTTAAAAAAATTTAGAAAATACGACAAGCCGGGACCGCGCTACACAAGCTATCCAACGGCACCGCACTTTAACGAGAAATTCACACACGAAAATTTTCTTGATGAAATAATAAAAACCAATTACGGTGATAATCTTCCCGATCTTTCACTTTACTATCACCTCCCTTATTGTGACACGCTCTGCTATTTCTGCGGGTGCAACATGCTCATCACAAGAAACCGGGACAGGATAAAAGAATACATCAAGTATGTTCAAAAAGAAATTGACATGCTTCGCACCTACATTCTTCCCGACCGCAAAGTATCACAGCTTCACTGGGGTGGCGGAACGCCGACACATCTCAATCCTGATGAAATAAATGATCTTGCTTCATACATCAACCAGTCATTTCAATTTAAAGAAAACTCCGAGAACGGATGTGAAATTGATCCAAGAGAATTAAAACGGGAACATCTTGAAGCACTGCGTAATAATGGGTTCAACCGCATCAGCATGGGTGTTCAGGACTTTAATGAAAAAGTACAAAAAGCCGTTAACCGAATTCAACCGGAAAATATAACAAGACAAACTGTTCAATGGGTAAGAGAATTAGGTTTTTCATCAATTAATCTTGATTTGATTTACGGACTTCCCTTTCAGTCGGTTGAATCATTTGAAGTAACAGTTGATAAGATAATAGACATTTCTCCCGACAGAATAGCTGTTTTTAATTATGCTCATGTACCGTGGATGAAAAAGCATATGGCGTTAATTCACCCTGAAGATATTCCTGCCGCGGAAATAAAACTTAACATCATGAAAATGACGATGGAAAAATTAGTTGCCGCAGGATATGTATTGATAGGAATGGATCACTTTGCAAAACCCGATGATGAACTGGCAATCGCCTTGAGAGAAAAAAAATTATATAGAAATTTCCAGGGTTACAGCACAAACGCCGGCGCCGATCTGTATTCGATGGGAATCACATCCATCAGCCAGTTAAAAAATGTTTACGCACAAAATTTTAAAACAGAAAAAGAATATTACACAGCATTAGATAATGAAACGCTTCCGGTAGCCAAGGGATATTACCTTTCAGAAGATGATCACATCCGTCGTTATGTGATTACAAAACTTATGTGTGACTTTGAATTAAACTTCAGTGACGTTGAAAAAGAATTCAAGATAGATTTTAAGAAATATTTTGCTTACGGATTGAACAATCTTAAAGAAATGGAAGCGGACGATTTGCTTACAACGAATGATAAAGGAATTAAAGTCCACGATATGGGAAAAATCCTTATCCGTAATATTGCAATAAATTTTGACGCTTATATCGAACGTAAAGAAGATACAACAAAGTATTCAAGAACAGTTTAA